In Paenibacillus sp. FSL R7-0345, a single window of DNA contains:
- a CDS encoding diacylglycerol kinase family protein has product MYLMIINPRSGGGAGQRTWQTVEATLKARGIAYEALFTQSASQAEEQVLRALARREDWRAAILIGGDGTIHSVLGALRRRSVPLAVIPAGSGNDTARGFGIPLATEAALDAALQDRCLEADLLSGTGGLTLTAVASGFDAQVAVNVNNSRYKRLCNAIGAGQLAYIIGILHTLITFKPCRVSVTLDGKEQAFDQAWLVSVCNLPSYGGGLLICPQAETGDGRLDVCVVHGCSRMQVLRLFPTLLKGTHVALPFVTMLRGRSVAVRFAQPRHAIGDGEPLGTAPLAVRCEPGALRVLTPLAAAAQGGGSCQASG; this is encoded by the coding sequence ATGTACTTAATGATTATAAATCCCCGTTCCGGCGGCGGTGCCGGGCAGCGGACCTGGCAGACCGTCGAAGCTACGCTAAAGGCGCGTGGTATTGCTTATGAGGCGCTTTTTACCCAAAGCGCCAGTCAGGCTGAGGAGCAGGTGCTTCGGGCACTCGCACGCCGTGAGGACTGGCGGGCCGCCATCCTGATCGGCGGCGACGGCACGATCCACAGTGTGCTCGGCGCACTGCGGCGCCGGAGCGTCCCGCTGGCGGTAATCCCCGCCGGCTCGGGCAATGACACGGCGCGCGGGTTCGGCATCCCGCTGGCAACGGAGGCCGCGCTGGACGCCGCGCTGCAGGACCGCTGTCTGGAGGCGGATCTGCTCAGCGGCACGGGCGGCCTGACGCTGACCGCCGTGGCCAGCGGCTTTGATGCCCAGGTCGCCGTGAACGTGAACAACAGCCGCTACAAGCGGCTGTGCAACGCCATCGGCGCCGGGCAGCTGGCTTATATCATCGGCATTTTGCATACGCTGATTACCTTTAAGCCCTGCCGCGTGAGCGTGACCCTCGACGGCAAAGAGCAGGCTTTTGACCAGGCCTGGCTCGTCTCGGTCTGCAACCTGCCAAGCTATGGCGGCGGGCTGCTGATCTGCCCGCAGGCGGAGACGGGCGACGGCCGGCTCGATGTCTGCGTCGTGCACGGGTGCAGCCGCATGCAGGTGCTGCGGCTGTTCCCGACGCTGCTGAAGGGCACGCATGTGGCGCTGCCCTTCGTGACGATGCTGCGCGGCCGCAGCGTAGCGGTCCGCTTCGCGCAGCCGCGGCACGCTATCGGCGACGGCGAGCCGCTGGGCACTGCGCCGCTGGCCGTGCGCTGCGAGCCCGGAGCGCTTCGCGTGCTGACACCGCTGGCCGCTGCGGCGCAGGGCGGCGGCTCCTGCCAGGCTAGCGGCTGA